From the Lolium rigidum isolate FL_2022 chromosome 2, APGP_CSIRO_Lrig_0.1, whole genome shotgun sequence genome, one window contains:
- the LOC124686454 gene encoding uncharacterized protein LOC124686454 isoform X2: MSSLLRSPATRRALSAVSTRGPQGASFRRAPSVAAPAFGGEWGATVRRGLAFPTLPRRHLGGPPLPGVQATTPSPAQVDQLRQSMKQLKDTVDKGFVIYGSVRLVVEDCKPEGAFRQWSRLYSAILLLLLVERMIK, encoded by the exons ATGTCGTCTCTGCTGCGCTCGCCGGCCACCCGCCGCGCTCTCTCGGCGGTCTCAACGAGAGGACCACAGGGGGCTTCCTTCCGCCGTGCCCCTTCGGTGGCAGCCCCCGCCTTCGGAGGAGAGTGGGGAGCCACCGTTCGCCGAGGTCTCGCGTTCCCGACcttgccgcgccgccacctcggcGGACCTCCTCTGCCCggcgtccaagccactactccttCCCCCGCCCAG GTCGATCAGTTACGTCAGAGTATGAAGCAACTAAAGGATACTGTGGATAAAGGATTTGTTATATATGGATCCGTCAGACT TGTTGTTGAGGACTGCAAGCCAGAAGGTGCTTTTCGCCAGTGGTCACGGTTGTACAGTGCTATTCTTTTGCTTTTGCTTGTCGAACGAATGATCAAGTGA
- the LOC124686454 gene encoding uncharacterized protein LOC124686454 isoform X1, translating into MSSLLRSPATRRALSAVSTRGPQGASFRRAPSVAAPAFGGEWGATVRRGLAFPTLPRRHLGGPPLPGVQATTPSPAQVDQLRQSMKQLKDTVDKGFVIYGSVRLVVEDCKPEGAFRQWSRLYSAILLLLLVERMIKS; encoded by the exons ATGTCGTCTCTGCTGCGCTCGCCGGCCACCCGCCGCGCTCTCTCGGCGGTCTCAACGAGAGGACCACAGGGGGCTTCCTTCCGCCGTGCCCCTTCGGTGGCAGCCCCCGCCTTCGGAGGAGAGTGGGGAGCCACCGTTCGCCGAGGTCTCGCGTTCCCGACcttgccgcgccgccacctcggcGGACCTCCTCTGCCCggcgtccaagccactactccttCCCCCGCCCAG GTCGATCAGTTACGTCAGAGTATGAAGCAACTAAAGGATACTGTGGATAAAGGATTTGTTATATATGGATCCGTCAGACT TGTTGTTGAGGACTGCAAGCCAGAAGGTGCTTTTCGCCAGTGGTCACGGTTGTACAGTGCTATTCTTTTGCTTTTGCTTGTCGAACGAATGATCAA ATCTTAA